The sequence AACCAGAATTTGGCGCCCGGACAAAGGCAACTGACAGAACTGCAGGCGAAGTTGCATTACATGAAAATAGTCGGTGATATTCGGTCATTTggaggaaaatatttcatggtTACGCTTGTAGTAAGTAAATGTGTGAAATTCATTTGCCTTTCTACAATACTGTTCATTAAGGATTCACATCATCCAGCCACGTCTGATTGAGTTGTTCTATCATCTGACAGAGTCTAGGTGCTCGAATGGTGGTTATAGTTTActagtggatagttgatatggtgacaTTATATAAATCATAACATAACCCAACTAACCCTGGAATGTAATATCAAGACCATGCCTGTGTTGAGATGCAAATGAACACCTTGTCACTTTaggctggttggaagattgtttacATGAACCGAAACtgaaatttccaaaaaaatcTGTGAATTTTGGCAGCCAATCACACTGTTATATagctgtacttcgatttccatCGAACCCCCTATTTcattcccggcaggtgtggcgGGTTTGTACAAGGGACAccaaatgaaatttatcaatcTGATAAATGAGGGGGGAAATCCattttttaagtttaaaaaaaagacgCAAATGAACCAATGAATGAATTGCTTATTTTCAGGATCCGTCGACCGAAGCGATGATTCTCGTAGGCTACAGAAATGGCATCAGTTTGGTTCCTGTTTCACAGATCAAGAACAATGCGGTATGAAAAatccattttcattttaatcaaCTCGGAAAAAAGTCACTGTCATTTTTGTACCAAGTAAATGTCGTGTATATTTTTTTaagtaatttcatttgattttgagAATTTATGGATCGTCACGTATCCAATTCGAATTCGGATTTTCTTTCCGCGgctattattgttttcttaatTATGATTCTATCGCGCATTTTTTCTTCAGCTTACGGCGATATGTGATTTTTCCGATATCGACAACGTCGTGATCAATCAGGAAACAGAGTCTATGCAACGAATTCAAATCAACGTCTTAGAGCATGTTATGCAAGTAAGTAGATGACGTCTAGGTGAATGCATAGAAATAGCCATATTACGGCAGGTCGCGGAAAAGCTTATCATAAAGAAAACGGaatatagtaataataattacaatgatgataataatgcgATTTATGTAGCGCTCAACCCAGCGAAGTTGGTCCATGAGTTGTTATTTTGCTCATGCTTAGTTagatatcatcaaaaattcatgaagactagtctttatgaatttatgaTATCTTTCATCGTAGAAATGTTTTAGCCGGTTTCATACTGAAACAGATAAAAATCTAGGCGCGCTTTAGTACTGGCAGTCTTAATAAGATACAGGCCTTTATTTGAACTCATATTTCCCCTGGCACCTGAGCAATTgctttcattaatttttttttcgttatcTTTTGCAACAGCCGAGCTCATCAATATTCCTGATGCTGAAACCAGATGTGCATGATTTTGTGTCGTTGGTCGAGGGATATTGTCGCGTATTTCTGGATATAGCCGACCACAATATCGTCATCATGGAAAACGGAGAGGAGACTAAAACCGACGATGCGTTCGTAGAAAAAGGTATCCGGCATAATTTCAGATGCGTGTTTTCGGCAAATTGTCATAGAATATTCTGATTCGTCTTTGATCAATTTTTGTAAATGATAAAATGCGAGTTTCTGTTCTGGCGCCGAATTTCCGAGTTCTGAATAAGATGAAGTCTAATTTCCTGGTAGTTTCATTCTATCAATTTAGCTGTGGAACCGGggtccacagttgtgagttgagaTTTGACTCGAGAGttaattctttgaaaaaaataactaattgtaatttaactctgagtttacTCTTacactgtgaaactggatcctggcTTACCATATCTATCTCATTAGATATCGAACAGGGTCCTGAATTTTATATCGTATTTTTTCTGCATTTTCGTTTTTAAAGTACCATACCATGCGAAGCACACGGTTGTCCCGTCGTCGTGGAGTTATACAACTGAGCAGACCGAAACGGCAGATACCGGAGATGGCGAACGAGTTGTAGATTTAACGTCTGGACCACCTTCTTACGTGGAAGGTGATACAACTAGTGATAATAACGATCAACTTAAGgtaattcaaaaaaatttgtcCTCACTGATCTGTGTTAATGATAAACTTGATTTGTATAAAGCCAAATCTACTGAGATATTTCTATGTTACGTTTCACAGGGACAAGATCTTCACCTTGGAATCGGTAAAGAACAAATCTCGATACTAACGAACGCCATTTTAAGCGGCGTCGGTCCAGCGGTGTCTAGCGTCGAAATAACGAAATCGAACGAAACGATTACCGAAACTGCCGTACAAGAAGAATTCGAACAGACTATAAATCAGGAGGTAGCGACGACGAACGTCGACGCTCAAAATATCGGCGCGGATGATGAAGATTCTATCAGTAGCACGTCGACTTTACTGAACAGCAAAAACAACTCGGAATCGAACGATAAATTCACCGATAGCGAAAATACGGAAGTGGATATCGTAATCGAACAATCTCGTCTGTCGAGGAAGGTTTCGAAAGTCGACGAACTCGAAGGATTACGGCGAGACTCGAAATCGATGGACGATATGAAACACGTCGCGGATAACGACGATCAGGATTCGATTCCGGATAGTATCGAAAGCGAATCGGCGATCAGCGATAATTCGGCGGACAACGAAACGAAGCCGCTGCTGTCCGCTCCGGCGGAAAACTATCACGACAATTCGATGAAAGAGATTATTTGTTCCGCTCAAGCGTTATCGGAAAGCGACGATACGGACAGTTATAGCACTCCGACTGATAGTCCGGCGAAATTGCGCCTTGATCACGTGAATTTAGTTCCACCAGCTCTTCATTGCAAAACAGGTTTGTAACGTCAATCATGCAGATCATGTACAAAAAGTATgctcaaaattattaaatttgtGCAGTTACCAAAAGCAATTTCTGCAGAAACTTACAAAAATCTATTGAGAAATTGCCATTAGATTTATTGCTGTAAGCCTAAAAGAAGcaaatttgtaattttgtaattttgtgaaataatcAACTTATTTCTTCTAATCAGATCCCGAGCGTCCAACATGTTTGCCCAAACAGCCGGCTGCGGTTATTCCTGTATCCGAGCAAGAATACAAAAATATCGCCTCAAGTTTTGGATTACGCAGTCCTGACCAACTCGAACTGCTCGACTTTAATTTCCGTGAGAAACTGCTGTCTGTTGGAGGAATAGAACTCGATCCAGATATTATAGGTacgcagtttttgtgttatcAATCGCGTTTGACCGACAACTAAGGAAATGAATCATGAATCCATATTCGGAAACGACCGTTGGACATAGTATTTATCTTCATTCCAGACCTGACGATGATTCCGCCGCCGAAAACGCCGGATGTCGAACAAATGTTAGACTTCAATGGAATCAGTGAGCCACCTGCTGGATTTACTGACGACGTCGTAGAACCAGAACAAGTAAAATCCCTAAAGCCGGACACAGCTACGAATGAACTCGAAGAATTTTCTTACCAAAGTACGTATGGATAAAATCTAAATAATTAATGATGTTCAGGGTtggcccggttccacagttatgagttagtgaactctgagttaaaatcagttcattttcaatgttttaactcaagagtcaaagatttgattttgaataaataaattcttgtttttaaattcttttaatctgtagatagtgggtttttatcttattatccgttcaccacgtttgagtgtggttatcgttctaggAATTATGTTATTGATTCTACGAGCTAATGTTCACATGATGATATTGTTGATAATCCTGACTTTTAGGAACTTCGAAACAAGATCGAGAAGAACGAGAAAGTGAGACTGATTCAGGGAATGAGACGATCTCTTCAGAAAATGTGGAATTGTTGGCGAGTAGTATGAGTGAAAATATGGCTGGCCACGTCGAACTGTCATTACCTCGACCTGTGTATGAATGTTCGACTCGAGAAACGCGTGGATTAAATCAAATAGGATTAGATACCGATATCGAAACGTTAATCGCTAAACTAACCGTTCCGCCGCCACCGAGGGATCTCTCGCCAGTTGCGCAACAGACTCCCATCATTCCCGGAATATTTACAACTCGATGCGAAAATCCTCCGAGCGAAAATATCGAGGATTTCGACAATAGTACGCTCGGACGTAAAATCAAGGGCAAACGATTGGTCGATAAGGAACGACGATTAACGGGACCGGTCGTCGCGTCAAATGTCGCGATGGCAATGAATGAAATCGGACCTAGGTCTCCTTTATTGCCGATAGTCGATAATTGTGCCAAAACCGCGAACCAGATTCAAACTGAAAAGGTTTTCGCATTCGACGAGAATACTGTGTTCGACGAAGTAGACAGTAgtcgcaatagtaactcggcACTGAATTCCTCTAGTACCATTACTACCTCGCGTTCGGATTCGATTCTGAAAGACCCATCGGAGTCGTCAACTACACAACAACCTCAAATCTCATTAAAGTATTCAGTCGATGACTCTAGTTTATCGTTACCCGACGAAACCATCTCCAGTATTCGTAGTAAGGTTATTCGTACTCGATCGGTAGATCGTGGCCGTAGTAATAATCCTGTACCGTCGGACATGCGAACGCATTCCGATGAAAACATGTCGAAAATGAATCGCCGATCCGGTACGCTGGAAGACTTAAGGCGGCGTTCGGCTGCAATACAGCAGAAATATCTCGCGGAACGAGAAAGTCGTAGTCGAGCGCGCGTTCATCATTCGAGTTTAGAACAAACGTGGCCACTGAAAGGAAACGATTTACTGTCAGATCATGAGCGCATGTTGTCTTCAGGAAATATCGATTGTTCGAAATCCTCGTCGAATGTTGATCGTTCCGATGTTGCGAAGTTGACGTTCAATCTGAATGGATCCGAGCCGAAATTGAGTCCACGGGATCCGCGCGTTGAAATGCTCAGTCGACATCAGCGCAGTGCCTCGGCTGACATTCCCCAACAGAATAAAGCTGTTCCGTTCATTCGACAAGCTCTACACCCAACAGGTCGTTTGGTAGGTTATTATTAGATTGCTTGGTTTTTTATGCGAGTACTTAAATAGAATTTCCAGATTTAAGATTAATTTGGGTTCTTGATTGAATTATCTTatgtattatgaataaatggttaaatttcatgatttcagACTCAAGATCTCTCGCCTCGAACATTCCACGGTTCATATGGGAAATTTGCGTCAAACGACGCCGGTGATTCGTATAAGAACTTAGCCTCGGCTATTCAGCCTCTCCGATCTAGTCCGCTCTCCGTCGATGCGTTTGACAAGCCGCGATCGTCGTCGCTTGATCTCGGAAAAAACGATTATTCGCCGACAGCGCCGATAACAACTCCGCGTACGTGCCGCGATAGTCCGCGCATTCAGAACTGGGTGAAATTTACAATGAGTTCGACGGTTCGTAAATTAATGAACGACGAATTCAGCGGACCGAACGCGATGGTCTCGCTCAACGACGGCATCGAGCAGCTTCTCAACGAACTCAACGAGAAAATCGAAAGTTTTTCGCCCGCGGAATCGATACGCCGCCTGACGGAGTTCAAATTCTACAAGGACTCGCTCGTTTACGAAGCGCGTCAATTCGTCACCGATTCTAAACTGCTCGTCAGCAGCACGACGCagtcgaacgaaaaacttaccGAACACATCAACAACAGCGTGCATACGCTGGCTAAAGTCGtcaactacatgtatataaccATATCAGTAATGCTGTCCAACGAAAAAGCTGTGATGTTAGCGTCGTGTATATATACGGTTTGCGAAGCTTATCGTACGACGGTGAACGCGGCCGATCAAGCGGTCGGTAAACCGATGTCCGATCCGAGTATGAAATTTCTCATGAAGCAGGCGACCGCTCTCGCGAATGTGCTCAGtcaattgatgaaaacttTAAAGACGCTGTCGGACATCGACGAACCGGTTGAATCTAAGAGTTGATGGATTTTCGCAATCTCGTAACAAAAGCATTGTAAAGATCGGCCATCttaagaaatattttctgtCCAGTAATTGAAACATGTATCGTATTGTGTCATAAACTGTACAATACAAGACAGAGTCATATTTCTGTTTGCATCGGCTTGTAAGTAAACTTGTACATATCGATAGTCTTCCACAACGGTACTCACGCTATTTCACCTGAATCACATTGTATGAcaaggctaaaaaattgataccttgtttctcatttctgctgagcttgaaagttgacccggccggctgcctatctaccctgaagctaaccataacagacctgGCTGTTATAGAAATGATAGCTAATTTTTTTGCAGTTTAAAAATTGACCTGGCCGATGAGAAACTATGCATCATTTTTTTAGCCAAAGAATAAACCATATACCAAATAAGCTCATTATGTATCTGTCTCCTATGAGTACATGTTTGCGCATACTTGTAGCGTGTACGGTACCCATGCATTATGGGAGGCAGTCTGAAGCCAGCGGTCTGAAGGACCGGTACACACAATCATTCGTAAACCGAGAAAAAGtcgaaagatgaaaaatcttttgatAGTTATCCATGGAAGTAAAacgtttctaatgttttacatgTAGCTGTATCAATATTGATCAAAAGATACGGTACTTAATATATTCGTCCATTTATCCGTTATGTAAGCCGCATATCAAAGCCAAATGTATCCATTCACTAACCAGAAAATTTGTACGAAACGTTTCCCCCttgttatttattttatttattcatctgtttatttattttgtgttgattaTTTCTACGTTCGTTGAATTAACTGTTTATCCTCGTACGACGACGTGTAAATACGAAAATCATTTTCCATGAATTATTCgcgaatctgaaaaaaatactgTGATACGAAGCGAAGCATTTGTCGTAATGTTCAGAGTTTGAGGTGGTGTACtacttaaaaaaattatatgatattattgcgttacaaaaaatatatgtACAACATTCGGCTACGCAATTGGtttatttgttgaaattgttgACTGGGAATTGTGCAAATGCTGGGTAACTTAGGATTTTCGTAGCTGTATCGCAGAAgctcgtatttgaagtttgggggtgaatATCCCAGGAACTTTTTACATAAAAAGATCCAAAAATAGTCTTTTTATATGTATAGTACCTGGGATATTTGATGGTCTAAGCTACAGTTATTCAACTTCAactacgagcccctgtggctGTATAAGATTTCTTTGGTCAGAGTATATCGTAATGTCTTAATCTGAATctcattgaaaacttgaaaaaagtttattagCAATATAGATTTTCCTGCAATGATTATTTGTTGTCATCTGCAGCATCAAACCCCCAAAAGTCTGAAAAAGCGAAATTCGAGCAGTTTTTTCACAGGATTAACAACATCACCCAGGTTTCCAATAGGGAAATTGCGATCTTTGGtcacatggttcccacagaacttggaaaaaacttgggaattttgaaataataattcccaTTTACAATTCACTTATTGCTTTTGTCAAGGGTAACTTTCTTCAGCGATTTCCCTCGAGAATCACCTTTAACAGCCAGTCaccactaaaatgttgactgaaGCACGATTgtatctgttcatttccatttgggaaaattgaaaaatcacccatgaaatacttgggaaaaacctgggaatttttgattcatgtaactgtgggaaccatgtggTAAAGACATGTAGCATGTAGCAATGTAGCAGTTTAATTAATAGAAAGATGTTGTGttagataaattcaattttcagatAGACTAGAATAgttatttcatgtattgaAATTAGTTTAAAGGTCCACAGTTATGGGTCTCTTAGGATACCAGAATAACCAGGGATTTTGGGTGGAATGCCCTCGAGCATCAGTCACTACATTGTACTAATGATTTCTATCGCTTGTGGTAGATACCTATATGTGTTGTGTTGATGCAAAATTTGAAGAACAAGCGCTTGAACTTCCATTCCGTTACatgatttatctttttttcgaaaaaattgttcatgttatcaaaaacatattcaagTTGTGCTAAAAacaatatttaatacatacaACATGCCTGTGGCTGATGTTAAGTGTTTACCAGTTGCGGAAGATCTCTCAAATACTATTGGGAGAAAAAGATCAGTAACATTCGTGAAAGTAATTTCacactgaaaaaaatattttgttacggTTCAAATGATGATACGTGTTGCTTAAATTGTTTATTCGTTATTACGCGGTTTCTTGTGAACATTATCAATGactattgaataaataaagtGAATAAGTTATTGCACTGAATCTATTTATAATTTGTCATAGTAGATCCAGGTAACTTGGTGATCTTAAGGCTAGTTTATGTcgacttgcgatgcaacgcctaccgacgcaactaaGAGCACCAGTGATTGTAGCCCAGCCTACATCGACTGCATTCCCCATCCCCAGCAACTGAGCCCGAAAGTCGGGCATTGTATACATACATTGTATATAGTGTCCAAGGTAACAGATATCAGCAAGAAGATCCTTCAATCATGatattcaagttcaagtttatTTCACGGAAAGCAAAACATGCAAGTTCGATGATAAGAAAAAATTTTAAGCTGCCTCAATATACCGTAAGTCccataattcaaatttcatatgatataatttattaaaacaaAACCACACCGTTTAAACAACAAATTATATCAtacaaaatttgaattgtgtGACTTCTTTTATTAGTCAAGTCAATTATCTACACTGACACGGATCATTACACGGATTAATGTTCATTCGACTAATACCgtaaggtgctgccgctaCGATGATCGTTAGCGGATTTTTCGTACACTAATACTGACACGCTTTCGAACCGACTCTGGCAACCTATGTGCTGTCCAACTGCACCGTGAGGTGCTGCCACTATGCAAAGCATTAGCGGATTTTTCAAACACTAACATTAACAGCCCACGTCCGATGCTCAGTCCAGATCTAAATCCGTAAATTACCGATGCCGTGGGTTGAGATTACCATTTTGCATTTTGACATTAACTGGTGgtaattttctttatcttaTCGATTCTTATCAGTGAATATCAGTGAACCGGATTAATCGATGACGTTTTGATTACGGAGTACGACGAGTAAGTTTGATTTTaatcattgattcattttACTTACGTAAATTTACAGTGAATAAAACGCAAGAGTTTAATGTAatttttacttccgggttctaAAAATTCGTTGCACCCAAGACTCAAGAGTCGAGTATCAGTACTCCTATCTCCTTTCTCCATCCATACATGTGttgatattataattattcacTAACCCAGAGTTCTTATCTTCTTAGTTAGTTCCATGAGTAGATACTCACTTGGCTTTTATTTACTAACAATAAAATACGGAACAGGTCAACTTGGCGTACCCAGACATCAGTCCATGCCCACCATTCATGTCCTCCaggggattcaaacctgatagTATCGTGAGACTTCTACAGCACAAAACCCTGCAAGGATAGCCTATTTGCCATTTTTGAGTTGTTTCAAGTAGGCCTAAGCCTAAGGCGGTCTGATTCTCAATCTTATGGTTTTGATATGGTGAGAAAAGTGGGATAGGAGGGTCAGAAGGGTGTAAAGAATAGGGTCGTGTCTTCTGTAGTTAAGTTAGGTTTTGGATTAATAGGAATAGCCTTCAGTATGGCCAGCCTTCAACTGTTAACAActggttacaaaatatccaTCTTCAAGATGCTGTAATCATGAAATCAACCTGAATTTCATGTGAAGGAATCATGAACTTACTCTAGGTCTATATCTTTATAGAAAACCTAAAGGGTGTAGCCTAATTGGGCTATTAGGTTACTACTGGGGATTTACAGTCATCTAGTACCAGAATCAACTTGTACCTGGTCAACTCATAGGGCCTTCCTCTTTTTGGTcttaataggcctatatccaACTATGTTCAACTTAAATCCTGTTTAAGTTTCTCGGCATTTCATAAGCCTATTTTATCTTGCTggtattatcaaaaataagaaCATAGGCCTACTAAATAAGGCCTAAAACCACTTGATTGATcagaaaaaagaattttcacaaaaataaaaaatatcttGTATATCTTTTAAGGGCAGGTGAATAGCTTGTCAAAATGCAGGGACAAGTCGTCCGCAAAAGACTACTGAGTTGACCCAGATCTGAGTTGACCTGCTACCCTAGTCAGCCATGGCCCAATTCGGCTATTCATCTATCTTTTCATTTTGTAGATTCTCATCTTCTCTCTCTCAGATGAAGCTCTTGGTGCTAATATATCGAAAGATGATTCTCATTAGGCTATGATATTTCTCCATTAAATATATCTTGAACTGTTTGTTTTTCACAACTTTTTTCTACTTAATCATCGCAGACAGT is a genomic window of Tubulanus polymorphus chromosome 5, tnTubPoly1.2, whole genome shotgun sequence containing:
- the LOC141905072 gene encoding uncharacterized protein LOC141905072, whose protein sequence is MLKFVEHTRNNGSHKTDVVDINDNNENDNTNNVASYVEEDHHTQTCHWLPPAECWDKSNGLPYGWEKAVDSSGKTYFINHMTKTTSTELPPRNELESLEPPVPREVELYRDPHLGFGFVAGSEKPVIVRFVTEGGPSVDQLLPGDEIIKINEEDVKKAPREYVIDLVRSCKETIKLTVCQPHSGDTNHKSALLTAAKKARLKNHPSRVRFAESVEVNGDTVMSVPSSESCIPFMPNVLKVFLENGQTKSFKYNNKTVVRDVIFSLQEKLDFTSIEHFALVLQNTQNSNCHSKMTILQEHELLSEIASRPEANHYKCLFRLAFVPRDAYDLLRKDAIAFEYFYLQCCNDVVQERFSAELKYDTALRLAALQIQQHAITSNTNKLSLKAIEKECGLSKFVTKSILDSMKGKDLRKMISHYIKVNQNLAPGQRQLTELQAKLHYMKIVGDIRSFGGKYFMVTLVDPSTEAMILVGYRNGISLVPVSQIKNNALTAICDFSDIDNVVINQETESMQRIQINVLEHVMQPSSSIFLMLKPDVHDFVSLVEGYCRVFLDIADHNIVIMENGEETKTDDAFVEKVPYHAKHTVVPSSWSYTTEQTETADTGDGERVVDLTSGPPSYVEGDTTSDNNDQLKGQDLHLGIGKEQISILTNAILSGVGPAVSSVEITKSNETITETAVQEEFEQTINQEVATTNVDAQNIGADDEDSISSTSTLLNSKNNSESNDKFTDSENTEVDIVIEQSRLSRKVSKVDELEGLRRDSKSMDDMKHVADNDDQDSIPDSIESESAISDNSADNETKPLLSAPAENYHDNSMKEIICSAQALSESDDTDSYSTPTDSPAKLRLDHVNLVPPALHCKTDPERPTCLPKQPAAVIPVSEQEYKNIASSFGLRSPDQLELLDFNFREKLLSVGGIELDPDIIDLTMIPPPKTPDVEQMLDFNGISEPPAGFTDDVVEPEQVKSLKPDTATNELEEFSYQRTSKQDREERESETDSGNETISSENVELLASSMSENMAGHVELSLPRPVYECSTRETRGLNQIGLDTDIETLIAKLTVPPPPRDLSPVAQQTPIIPGIFTTRCENPPSENIEDFDNSTLGRKIKGKRLVDKERRLTGPVVASNVAMAMNEIGPRSPLLPIVDNCAKTANQIQTEKVFAFDENTVFDEVDSSRNSNSALNSSSTITTSRSDSILKDPSESSTTQQPQISLKYSVDDSSLSLPDETISSIRSKVIRTRSVDRGRSNNPVPSDMRTHSDENMSKMNRRSGTLEDLRRRSAAIQQKYLAERESRSRARVHHSSLEQTWPLKGNDLLSDHERMLSSGNIDCSKSSSNVDRSDVAKLTFNLNGSEPKLSPRDPRVEMLSRHQRSASADIPQQNKAVPFIRQALHPTGRLTQDLSPRTFHGSYGKFASNDAGDSYKNLASAIQPLRSSPLSVDAFDKPRSSSLDLGKNDYSPTAPITTPRTCRDSPRIQNWVKFTMSSTVRKLMNDEFSGPNAMVSLNDGIEQLLNELNEKIESFSPAESIRRLTEFKFYKDSLVYEARQFVTDSKLLVSSTTQSNEKLTEHINNSVHTLAKVVNYMYITISVMLSNEKAVMLASCIYTVCEAYRTTVNAADQAVGKPMSDPSMKFLMKQATALANVLSQLMKTLKTLSDIDEPVESKS